From the Rhodospirillales bacterium genome, the window GCAAGGAAATCTGGCGCCAGCCTCTCCCGGCGCCGATGCGCGCCCCGCCGACCGCGCGCGGCGGCACCGTCTACGTCGTCACCGTCGACAACCATGTGTTCGCCCTCGACGCCGAGGACGGCAAGCAGCTCTGGACCTATGCCGGCATTACCGAGAGCGCGGCTATCCTCGGCGGCGCCGCGCCCGCGGTCGACGGCGGCGTGGTGGTGGTGCCGTTCTCCTCGGGCGAGGTGGTGGCGCTGCGCACCGACACCGGCCGCCTGTTGTGGTCCGATTCGCTCGCCACCGCCCGGCGCACCGATCAGGTTTCGACGCTCTCGCATGTGCGCGGCCGGCCGGTGATCGACCGCGGCCGGGTGTTCGCGCTCAGCCACGGCGGCGTCATGGTCTCGATCGACCTGCGCACCGGCCGGCGCATCTGGGAACGCCAGATCGGCGGGCTCGAAACCCCGTGGGTGGCTGGCGATTACCTGTTCGTCGTCACCTCCGATTCCGAGATCGCGTGCATCAGCCGCGTCGACGGCCGCATCCTTTGGGTCCAGCCGTTGCCGCGCTGGGGCAACGAGGCGAAGAAGAAGAATCCCATCACCTGGACCGGCCCGGTGCTGGCGAGCGATCGCCTGATCCTCGCCGGCTCGCACGGCCAGGCGCTGACCATTTCGCCCTACACCGGCGAGATACTCGGCTTCGAGCCGATGCCCGACGGCGTCTCGGTGCCGCCGGTGGTCGCCGACGGCAGCGTCTACTTCCTCGCCAACGACGCCGACA encodes:
- a CDS encoding pyrrolo-quinoline quinone; the encoded protein is MRHSPFAFSALALLSLAALAGCDWFGDKKERLEGERISVLLHQRVLKADVEEGKAEILLPEPTPNSDWPQAGGYANNAMHHILVGENLSRAWTSNAGKGKTDYQRISAPPIVADGRVYAMDSNSRVSAFDAKTGRQLWRTDLTEKGEDEGHVPGGLAFAQGRVFATTGFAQAVALDAATGKEIWRQPLPAPMRAPPTARGGTVYVVTVDNHVFALDAEDGKQLWTYAGITESAAILGGAAPAVDGGVVVVPFSSGEVVALRTDTGRLLWSDSLATARRTDQVSTLSHVRGRPVIDRGRVFALSHGGVMVSIDLRTGRRIWERQIGGLETPWVAGDYLFVVTSDSEIACISRVDGRILWVQPLPRWGNEAKKKNPITWTGPVLASDRLILAGSHGQALTISPYTGEILGFEPMPDGVSVPPVVADGSVYFLANDADIVAYR